One part of the Neodiprion virginianus isolate iyNeoVirg1 chromosome 3, iyNeoVirg1.1, whole genome shotgun sequence genome encodes these proteins:
- the LOC124300791 gene encoding brain protein I3, which produces MEKQPLKPGNDRPPPYSATEPPIISTNPPQADSWQPPPGYYPRNGTPIQGSYLPSYGATEPATTTTVIVPEIILVGACPACRVGMLEDDYTCLGLFCAIFFFPLGILFCLALKNRRCSNCGAYFG; this is translated from the exons ATGGAAAAACAACCCTTAAAACCAGGAAATGATAGGCCTCCACCCTACTCTGCTACTGAACCTCCGATCATTTCGACGAATCCGCCGCAAG CTGATTCGTGGCAGCCACCTCCGGGGTATTATCCGCGAAATGGAACACCTATCCAGGGTTCCTACTTGCCATCCTACGGAGCAACTGAACCTGCGACCACAACGACTGTGATTGTCCCCGAAATAATCCTCGTCGGCGCCTGCCCTGCCTGCAGA GTGGGCATGCTGGAGGATGATTATACGTGTCTGGGCCTCTTCTGtgcgatatttttctttccacttGGAATATTGTTTTGTCTGGCTTTGAAAAATCGGAGATGTTCAAATTGTGGCGCTTACTTCGGTTGA
- the LOC124300112 gene encoding cysteine sulfinic acid decarboxylase, with translation MPATEGTFDQSWDQKQDSNDWPPLNPKNGDATSLPVDVLQGQFRSVSIRNDEDDDGESKNFPRHNESSSSLNQATWRSLPIKENHEQFLRDFMDIVIEKAVFEGTSRKNRVVEWTAPIDLLSAINLNPEDKGLTHEDLLSLAKSVIRYSVKTGHPRFINQLYSSIDPYGLAAQWLTDALNPSVYTFEVSPVFSVMEEVVLKEMRKIVGWPDGKGDGIFCPGGSMANGYAVNIARHHQFPQLKETGLSQGPRLVVFTSEDAHYSIKKLCAYLGIGTSNVYSVRVDSRGKMMLDDLEAQIQRAVAECGVPLMVSATAGTTVIGAFDPLRGIADICRKYKIWLHVDAAWGGGALVSAKYSHLLDGIELADSVTWNPHKLLAAPQQCSTLLTRHENLLQAAHSANATYLFQKDKFYDTSYDSGDKHIQCGRRADVFKFWFMWKAKGSDGLESHIDRVFQLSEYFADTIRGRDGWKLLVEPECTNVCFWYVPPSKRHLKGEELTLALQKIAPLIKEKMVRKGSMLITYQPLREHPNFFRLVLQNSGVTESDVMFFIEEIERLSYKL, from the exons ATGCCAGCCACCGAGGGGACCTTCGACCAGTCCTGGGATCAGAAGCAGGATTCTAACGACTGGCCGCCTCTGAATCCGAAGAACGGAGACGCCACTAGTTTGCCCGTCGATGTGTTGCAGGGTCAATTTCGTTCGGTATCAATCCGTAAtgacgaggacgacgacggtgaatcgaaaaatttcccgAGGCACAACGAATCTTCCTCAAGTTTGAATCAAGCAACTTGGCGCAGTCTTCCGATTAAAGAAAACCACGAACAGTTCCTCCGCGATTTCATGGACATCGTCATCGAGAAGGCCGTATTCGAG GGAACATCTAGGAAAAATCGGGTAGTCGAATGGACGGCACCAATAGACCTCCTGTCCGCAATAAATCTGAACCCGGAAGACAAGGGCTTGACGCACGAGGATCTGCTGTCCTTAGCGAAGAGCGTGATTCGTTACAGCGTGAAGACAGGACATCCTCGTTTCATAAATCAACTATACTCGTCCATCGATCCATACGGACTGGCTGCCCAATGGTTGACAGACGCGCTGAATCCTTCCGTCTACACTTTCGAAGTGTCCCCAGTATTCTCTGTAATGGAAGAAGTTGTGTTAAAAGAAATGCGAAAGATCGTGGGATGGCCAGACGGCAAAGGTGACGGAATATTCTGCCCTGGGGGTTCAATGGCGAACGGATACGCGGTGAACATTGCGAGGCATCATCAGTTTCCACAGCTGAAAGAAACCGGCCTGAGCCAAGGTCCGAGACTGGTGGTTTTCACTTCCGAAGACGCTCACTACTCGATAAAAAAGCTCTGTGCCTACCTGGGAATCGGAACCAGTAATGTTTACAGCGTGCGCGTTGATTCCCGCGGAAAAATGATGCTCGATGATCTCGAAGCTCAAATTCAAAGGGCCGTTGCGGAATGTGGAGTCCCATTGATGGTCTCTGCGACTGCGGGAACAACAGTGATTGGAGCGTTCGATCCGCTTAGGGGAATTGCAGATATTTGCagaaagtataaaatatgGTTGCACGTCGATGCTGCTTGGGGTGGTGGTGCGTTGGTCTCCGCAAAGTACAGCCACCTTCTGGACGGTATTGAATTAGCAGATTCAGTCACTTGGAATCCTCACAAGCTGCTAGCAGCTCCGCAGCAGTGCTCAACACTTTTGACACGTCACGAAAACCTTCTGCAGGCGGCGCACAGCGCAAATGCTACAtatctgttccagaaagatAAATTTTATGACACTTCGTATGATTCTGGAGACAAACACATTCAGTGCGGAAGGAGAGCAGACGTCTTCAAGTTCTGGTTTATGTGGAAAGCCAAGGGATCCGATGGTCTCGAGTCACACATTGACAGAGTCTTTCAGCTCTCCGAATACTTTGCTGATACCATAAGAGGAAGGGACGGATGGAAGCTGCTCGTTGAGCCGGAATGCACCAATGTCTGTTTCTGGTATGTTCCTCCGTCCAAGCGGCACCTCAAAGGCGAAGAGTTAACTTTGGCGCTGCAAAAAATCGCTCCTCTTATTAAGGAAAAGATGGTACGCAAGGGATCAATGCTCATAACTTACCAGCCTCTAAGAgaacatccaaactttttCAGGCTTGTACTGCAAAACTCTGGTGTGACGGAGAGTGATGTGATGTTCTTTATCGAAGAAATAGAAAGGCTTTCttacaaattgtaa
- the LOC124300113 gene encoding alanine aminotransferase 2: MSSPRLLNAVIVKWSKTSGNGNGGCWPAGSVGARIRSASVINRRAMASGGVSNSQGDQKVLTINNVNPNLKRMEYAVRGPLLIRALEIEKELEKGVKKPFTEVIKANIGDAHAMGQKPITFLRQVLALTVTPELLNDPKYPEDAKSRARALLEGCKGYSVGSYSDSAGIEIIRKHCAQYIQERDGIPSDYQNIILSGGASDGIKSILKLFIEKIYGKPSGVMVPIPQYPLYSAALAEFGLAQIGYYLNEGNKWSLDPSELERAINEAKVTCTPRVLVVINPGNPTGQVLARKNIEDIIRFAHKHNLYLMADEVYQDNVYDKDSAFHSFKKVLVEMGEPYSKMELASFMSTSKGYMGECGLRGGYSEILNMDPEVKAILLKSISAMLCPTILGQVTMDVVVNPPRPNEPSYKQFQEEKANVLKSLAERSRMVVDTINSIKGFKANPAMGAMYVFPQFTLPEKAIQAAKAEGKAPDVFYAFKLLEATGICVIAGSGFGQKPGTYHFRTTILPQKDKIKTMLASLKEFHEKFLEEYS; encoded by the exons ATGTCAAGCCCTCGTCTGCTGAACGCCGTTATCGTTAAGTGGTCAAAAACAAGTGGGAATGGAAACGGAGGGTGTTGGCCGGCCGGTTCAGTCGGCGCGCGTATTCGCTCCGCGTCTGTCATTAATCGTCGCGCCATGGCAAGCGGCGGTGTTTCCAATTCTCAAGGCGATCAAAAAGTACTAACAATAAACAATGTCAATCCGAACCTCAAACGGATGGAATATGCCGTTCGGGGACCTCTCCTCATACGTGCCCTTGAAATCGAAAAGGAACTCGAAAAG GGCGTCAAGAAGCCATTTACCGAGGTGATCAAAGCCAATATTGGAGATGCCCACGCCATGGGACAGAAGCCTATTACGTTTCTTCGGCAAGTTTTGGCTCTAACCGTCACCCCTGAACTTCTAAACGACCCGAAATACCCTGAAGATGCTAAAAGCCGAGCTAGAGCTCTCTTGGAGGGCTGCAAAGGTTATAGTGTTGGATCCTACTCTGATTCTGCTGGTATTGAAATCATTCGAAAACATTGTGCTCAGTACATCCAGGAGCGCGATGGAATACCAAGCGATTATCAGAATATCATTTTATCTGGAGGTGCCTCTGATGGTATTAAG TCTATTTTGAAgctatttattgaaaaaatttatggaaaGCCGTCTGGAGTGATGGTCCCAATACCCCAATACCCACTGTATTCAGCTGCGCTAGCAGAGTTTGGTCTGGCACAAATTGGATATTATTTGAACGAGGGAAACAAGTGGTCATTGGATCCAAGCGAATTGGAAAGGGCAATAAACGAGGCTAAGGTTACTTGCACTCCCCGTGTCTTAGTTGTTATCAACCCTGGAAATCCAACAGGACAAGTATTAGCGAGAAAAAACATCGAGGACATCATTCGATTCGCCCATAAGCACAATCTCTATCTAATGGCAGATGAAGTCTACCAAGACAATGTCTATGATAAAGACAGTGCTTTCCATTCATTCAAAAAAGTCCTAGTTGAAATGGGAGAGCCCTACTCGAAAATGGAACTTGCATCTTTCATGTCCACATCTAAAg GCTACATGGGCGAGTGTGGTCTTCGAGGAGGATATTCAGAAATTCTGAATATGGATCCAGAAGTGAAAGCGATCCTGCTTAAATCAATCTCTGCAATGTTATGTCCAACGATTCTGGGACAAGTCACGATGGATGTGGTGGTCAATCCACCGCGACCAAACGAACCATCGTACAAACAGTTTCAGGAAGAAAAAGCTAACGTTCTCAAATCTCTTGCTGAAAGGTCACGCATGGTAGTTGATACCATAAATAGTATCAAGGGATTCAAG gCAAATCCGGCAATGGGTGCGATGTATGTCTTTCCCCAATTCACACTGCCTGAAAAAGCGATCCAGGCAGCAAAAGCCGAGGGAAAAGCACCGGATGTATTTTATGCATTTAAGTTATTGGAAGCTACCGGGATTTGCGTTATCGCTGGATCTGGTTTTGGGCAGAAACCCGGAACATATCATTTTCGAACGACCATTTTACCCCAAAAGGATAAAATTAAGACTATGCTTGCTAGTCTAAAAGAATTCCACGAAAAATTCCTTGAAGAGTATAGCTAA